From one [Ruminococcus] lactaris ATCC 29176 genomic stretch:
- a CDS encoding DUF6531 domain-containing protein, whose amino-acid sequence MKDNQVMDALVVANNMIFIRNPQTNVPYSPAPLTDQDKMRIDGALMGRGLHCEFGFEPVNLNTGNFYMDQSDATMNELNGEFSITRSYNSKGTDQHSMFGRGWSFNYDQSLSQMEDGSLLYMRGDGSYLIFDKNEDGSYTAPDGYVYDLKAVSYKDTDHDYIGWELTDADQSVWSFDKYGILRYVTDVNGFKTVLDYDDDYNLSKITTPSGKTFGVKQDKFGHIKELSLPDGGKVSYKYDEQGNLISVTDPNGTTKEYKYDDDSRMTSWKDENGNTVVKNTYDKEGRVVEQTDAEKGTATFKYGKSSTTTTDNEGNKTVYHYDDQYRTTSIEYPDGTTCEKTYNAENQLASETTAAGTKTYTYDAFGNVATETREDGKTASYTYNEQNKLTSATGYNGATVTYSYDGNGNMVTSTKPDGTAITYTYDDKHRMVSQTDGRGVTTTYSYDGPNMTGYVDGNGAAWGFTYDAMNRAVTMTDPLGNVTSNSYDANGNLTSKTAADGGVTAYTLDGVGNITASTDALGNTTTYTYDKMYNMTSGTDPKGNQISYVYDKNYQQVKATDAKGNTITYKYDSMGRVIEESNQDFGTKLYEYDKAGNLKKYTDGNGNATVSKFDSLGQVLQSKDAVGNITKYEYDALGNETKITYGDGSSHSKEYDNCGRLAKETDELGAVTTYTYDAADNLVSKSDDSGRTWTYTYDNTGNRLSETNPEGGTTTYTYDKAGNLVSSTDEEGRTDTYAYDKAGNLTTSKDALGYTVSMKYDLNGNLVSSTDENGNTSTMTYDGNGNMTSVTDAKGNITAMKYDSTDNLEQTVDALKGKTTYEYDSQGNSTKMTDALGNAYSYVYDKEGNNTSIILPTGDKVLLEYDAIGQLVKCTDAQGLVITYQYDGAGNLIHSSDNGGNSMDYTYDGAGNVLTQTDELGRTATYKYDQYGRLLKLTEADGSTTSYEYDVMDRITAVTDAEGHKTTFTYDKVGNQLSMTEEEEATYKYAYDKKDRVISQTNPLGASSTFKYDGNDNVTESVDENGTVTKYTYDKNDNLVSQTDGNGNTTTYQYDELDRKIGETSPLKETNEYRYDAIGNLTKSKDPMGLITEYKYDSLSNMTEQISPKGAVTKYDYDKHGNVISVTDAKGNETQYSVDLNDNVTKMTQANGGEYTYSYDKAGRLKSMTSPLGYTKNFSYDKVDNVVKESDSLKSTTTYTYDKLHNMKSSTNALDGTTSFSYDKYGNLVKETDPLGRSNTYSYDLAGQMTSAADPLGKITAYTYDPAGNITEITKPGGRKTSYGYDKNYNVTSVTDPMGYVAKTVYDKDNRVTEETDALEQKESYTYDKDSRVTSITDKRGFTTGFDYDAHGNIQVVTDKTGLKSHLEYDKNDNLTKVTDALGGVTTYGYDNMDNLVTFTNAANKTTNYTYDLEGNLTSIKDPAGRTEKFDYDEKGRLTGYTQASGKKTMYDYDKLNDLLEKSYQNAKGEKSEKDVTYAYNSAGERVSMKDQTGKSSYEYDALGRITKVTNGSKKDVSYVYDDADNLQAIVYPDGTKISYEYDLNDNLVKLTDRNGKVTTYKHDALNRVTEVIRSNGTKTEVSYDAEDHITKIVNTCGSCGKVISTYEYKYNDQGYVVGETATELEAGTRKTPSWEDWYNWGDTQKETDKADCEHQEKEIQTTRTYEYDDNWELTRCTEKVEGGKKTVHNYTYDKIGNRTSYEKIEDGVSKAKYNYKYNDSNQLIKRTNAKIWSDPGTTYSYDKDGNLIQECDKTNSADPVTYEYTAENRLAVVKQGGTVLMAAMYDGDNNRVFELDNTYKWEDCYGDEVLIPANQRTEDGNSPKEQLASLVKGGSNAKGYTLTEYINDINRENTEVLAEYGADEKVRQAYTYGESGIGERVSVDKSEESSYYLYDGRNSVTGILTENANLTNSYQYDPYGNLTSGTADGVNYYGYNGESTNVKTGLQYLRARYYNAENGTFTTEDSDLGTTENPLTRNRYDYATNNPLNYSDPTGHSLWSRIKSTAKKVAKKVVKTVVKAAKTAIKTVKNVVKTVKNAISHTSRSSRSSTISRSTRNVSTNSNAYKNNTFYTNASYNRTKMSKGVKLVGGHSKSKNKQYSSFYNFATIRSNEIRANINRIMCSTNKRINTLITGTKDNVNLTVTRGINISGTLGVWTYDFSIGLSFDAKGNVGIQHSFAGGVTASAAPSITVIN is encoded by the coding sequence ATGAAAGACAATCAGGTTATGGATGCACTGGTAGTCGCAAACAACATGATCTTTATCCGTAACCCACAGACAAATGTTCCATATAGTCCTGCACCGCTTACCGATCAGGATAAGATGCGGATTGACGGAGCATTGATGGGAAGAGGCCTGCACTGTGAATTTGGATTTGAACCAGTCAACTTAAATACTGGTAACTTCTACATGGATCAGTCCGATGCGACGATGAATGAGCTGAATGGGGAATTCTCCATTACAAGAAGCTACAATTCCAAAGGAACAGACCAGCATTCCATGTTCGGACGTGGATGGAGCTTTAACTATGACCAGTCACTTTCTCAAATGGAGGACGGAAGTCTTCTGTATATGAGAGGGGACGGAAGTTATCTGATCTTTGATAAGAATGAAGATGGAAGCTACACTGCTCCGGATGGCTATGTATACGATTTAAAAGCAGTCAGCTATAAAGATACAGACCATGACTACATCGGATGGGAACTGACAGATGCGGATCAGAGCGTCTGGTCATTTGATAAATATGGAATTTTACGTTATGTAACGGATGTGAATGGATTTAAGACAGTGTTAGATTATGACGATGATTATAATCTGAGCAAGATTACCACACCATCCGGAAAAACATTCGGGGTAAAACAGGATAAATTCGGGCATATCAAGGAACTGTCTCTTCCAGATGGTGGAAAAGTTTCTTACAAATATGATGAACAGGGAAACCTGATATCTGTAACAGACCCGAACGGAACAACAAAAGAGTACAAATATGATGATGACAGCCGTATGACAAGCTGGAAAGATGAGAATGGCAATACGGTTGTAAAGAATACTTACGATAAAGAAGGAAGAGTCGTAGAGCAGACCGATGCAGAAAAAGGAACGGCAACTTTCAAGTACGGAAAGAGTTCTACTACAACAACGGATAACGAAGGAAATAAGACCGTTTATCATTATGATGATCAGTACCGTACAACATCCATTGAATATCCGGATGGAACAACTTGTGAAAAGACTTATAATGCAGAAAATCAGCTTGCTTCCGAAACGACAGCAGCCGGAACAAAAACTTACACTTATGATGCATTTGGCAATGTAGCAACGGAGACAAGAGAGGATGGAAAGACAGCCTCTTATACTTATAATGAGCAGAATAAGCTGACCAGTGCAACCGGATATAACGGAGCAACGGTTACTTACAGTTATGACGGTAATGGAAATATGGTCACATCTACAAAACCGGATGGAACAGCCATTACTTATACTTACGATGACAAACATCGTATGGTATCCCAGACAGACGGCAGAGGTGTCACAACAACATATTCGTATGATGGACCGAACATGACCGGATATGTGGATGGAAATGGAGCAGCATGGGGATTCACGTATGATGCGATGAATCGTGCAGTTACCATGACAGATCCACTTGGAAATGTAACCTCGAACAGTTACGATGCGAATGGCAATCTGACTTCCAAGACAGCAGCCGATGGCGGTGTGACCGCTTATACACTGGATGGTGTGGGAAATATTACGGCAAGTACGGACGCACTGGGGAATACCACCACTTATACTTACGATAAGATGTACAACATGACCAGTGGTACAGATCCGAAAGGAAATCAGATCAGCTACGTTTATGACAAGAATTATCAGCAGGTCAAAGCAACCGATGCAAAAGGAAATACAATTACTTATAAGTATGACAGCATGGGACGTGTCATAGAAGAGAGTAATCAGGATTTTGGAACAAAGCTCTATGAATATGACAAAGCAGGAAATCTGAAAAAATATACCGACGGAAATGGAAATGCAACCGTATCCAAGTTTGATTCCCTTGGACAGGTGCTTCAGTCAAAAGATGCAGTTGGTAATATAACCAAATATGAATATGACGCATTAGGAAATGAAACAAAGATTACCTATGGAGATGGAAGCAGCCATTCCAAGGAATATGATAACTGCGGAAGGCTCGCTAAAGAGACAGATGAATTAGGTGCAGTTACCACTTATACTTATGATGCGGCAGACAATCTGGTATCAAAATCAGATGACAGTGGAAGAACCTGGACTTATACCTACGATAATACAGGAAACCGCTTAAGTGAAACCAACCCAGAAGGTGGAACTACCACATATACTTATGATAAAGCAGGTAATCTGGTATCTTCTACCGATGAAGAGGGAAGAACAGATACTTATGCTTACGACAAGGCAGGAAATCTGACTACATCCAAAGATGCCCTTGGATATACCGTATCCATGAAGTATGACTTAAATGGAAATCTAGTATCCTCTACCGATGAAAATGGAAATACCAGTACCATGACTTACGATGGTAATGGAAACATGACATCGGTAACCGATGCAAAGGGCAACATTACAGCAATGAAATATGATTCCACCGACAATCTGGAACAGACGGTGGACGCCCTGAAAGGAAAGACTACTTACGAATACGATTCACAGGGTAACAGCACAAAGATGACAGATGCCCTCGGCAATGCGTACAGCTATGTGTATGATAAAGAGGGAAATAACACATCCATAATACTGCCGACAGGAGACAAGGTGCTGCTGGAGTACGATGCCATCGGACAGCTTGTAAAATGTACGGATGCACAGGGACTCGTAATTACCTATCAGTATGACGGAGCAGGCAACCTGATCCATTCCTCCGACAATGGTGGAAACAGCATGGATTATACTTATGATGGTGCCGGAAATGTACTGACACAGACCGATGAACTTGGCAGGACAGCAACATACAAGTACGATCAGTACGGCAGACTCCTGAAACTTACTGAAGCAGACGGAAGTACCACATCTTATGAATATGATGTTATGGACCGCATTACAGCGGTAACGGATGCGGAAGGTCATAAAACAACCTTTACCTACGATAAAGTCGGCAACCAGTTATCCATGACAGAAGAAGAGGAAGCTACATATAAATATGCTTACGATAAGAAGGACCGGGTTATCTCTCAGACAAATCCACTGGGAGCATCCAGCACCTTTAAGTATGACGGAAATGATAATGTGACGGAATCTGTCGATGAAAACGGTACGGTTACCAAGTATACTTACGATAAAAATGACAACCTCGTATCCCAGACAGATGGAAATGGAAATACGACAACATACCAGTATGATGAACTGGACCGCAAGATCGGGGAGACTTCTCCGTTAAAAGAAACAAATGAATACCGTTATGATGCCATTGGAAATCTTACCAAATCAAAAGATCCGATGGGACTCATTACCGAATACAAATATGACAGCCTGAGTAACATGACGGAACAGATTTCTCCAAAGGGAGCAGTTACCAAATATGATTACGACAAGCATGGCAATGTCATTTCTGTAACGGATGCAAAGGGAAATGAGACACAGTACAGTGTTGACCTGAATGACAATGTCACAAAGATGACACAGGCGAATGGTGGAGAGTATACCTATAGTTATGATAAAGCCGGACGTCTGAAGAGTATGACCAGTCCACTGGGTTATACCAAGAATTTCTCTTATGATAAAGTGGACAACGTGGTAAAAGAAAGTGACAGCTTAAAGAGTACCACCACTTATACTTACGATAAGCTCCATAACATGAAGTCTTCTACCAATGCACTGGATGGAACAACCAGCTTTTCTTATGATAAGTATGGCAATCTGGTGAAGGAGACAGATCCACTTGGACGGAGCAATACCTACAGTTATGACCTGGCAGGCCAGATGACTTCTGCAGCTGATCCGCTTGGTAAGATAACTGCTTATACTTACGACCCGGCAGGAAATATTACTGAGATCACCAAACCGGGTGGAAGAAAGACCAGCTATGGATATGACAAGAATTATAATGTTACATCTGTAACAGATCCGATGGGCTATGTTGCAAAGACAGTCTACGATAAAGACAATCGTGTAACAGAAGAGACCGATGCACTGGAGCAGAAGGAATCCTATACCTATGATAAGGACAGCAGGGTAACTTCTATTACAGACAAGCGTGGATTCACAACAGGATTTGATTACGATGCACATGGTAATATTCAGGTTGTTACAGATAAGACCGGATTAAAGAGCCATCTGGAATATGACAAGAATGACAATCTGACCAAAGTAACCGATGCCCTTGGCGGTGTAACAACTTACGGTTACGACAACATGGATAACCTGGTGACCTTCACCAATGCAGCAAATAAGACAACGAATTATACTTATGATCTGGAAGGCAACCTGACATCCATCAAAGATCCGGCAGGAAGAACGGAGAAATTCGACTATGATGAAAAAGGCAGACTGACCGGATATACACAGGCAAGCGGCAAGAAAACCATGTATGATTACGACAAACTGAATGACCTGTTGGAGAAATCATATCAGAACGCAAAAGGCGAGAAATCCGAAAAGGACGTGACCTACGCATATAACAGTGCCGGGGAACGGGTATCCATGAAGGATCAGACAGGCAAGAGCAGCTACGAATACGATGCACTCGGAAGAATCACCAAAGTAACAAACGGTTCGAAAAAGGATGTCAGCTACGTCTATGATGATGCAGATAATCTGCAGGCAATCGTATACCCGGATGGTACAAAGATCAGCTATGAATATGACTTAAATGATAATCTGGTAAAACTGACAGACCGTAATGGAAAAGTAACCACTTACAAGCATGATGCACTGAATCGTGTGACAGAAGTCATTAGAAGCAATGGAACAAAGACGGAAGTATCTTACGATGCAGAAGATCATATCACAAAGATTGTGAATACCTGTGGTTCCTGCGGCAAAGTAATCAGTACTTATGAGTACAAGTACAATGATCAGGGATATGTAGTTGGAGAAACAGCTACGGAACTGGAAGCCGGAACAAGAAAGACGCCAAGCTGGGAAGACTGGTACAACTGGGGCGATACACAGAAAGAGACAGACAAAGCAGACTGTGAGCATCAGGAAAAAGAGATCCAGACAACACGTACTTATGAGTATGATGATAACTGGGAACTGACACGCTGTACGGAAAAAGTAGAAGGCGGTAAAAAGACAGTTCATAATTATACTTATGACAAGATTGGAAACCGGACCTCTTACGAGAAGATCGAAGATGGTGTCAGCAAAGCAAAATATAACTATAAGTACAACGATTCCAACCAGCTCATCAAACGCACCAATGCAAAGATCTGGAGCGATCCGGGAACAACCTACAGCTATGATAAAGATGGCAATCTGATCCAGGAATGTGATAAGACAAACAGTGCAGATCCGGTTACTTATGAATACACAGCAGAGAATCGTCTGGCAGTAGTAAAACAGGGTGGAACAGTCCTGATGGCAGCCATGTACGATGGAGATAACAACCGGGTATTCGAACTTGATAACACCTATAAATGGGAAGACTGCTATGGCGATGAAGTCCTGATTCCGGCGAACCAGCGTACCGAAGATGGAAACAGCCCGAAAGAGCAGCTTGCCTCTCTGGTAAAAGGCGGTTCAAATGCCAAAGGTTACACATTGACAGAGTATATCAACGATATCAATCGCGAGAATACAGAAGTCCTTGCAGAGTATGGAGCAGACGAGAAAGTACGTCAGGCTTATACTTATGGAGAAAGTGGAATTGGAGAACGGGTAAGCGTTGATAAATCGGAAGAAAGCAGTTATTATTTATATGACGGAAGAAACAGTGTAACCGGAATCCTGACAGAAAATGCTAACCTGACGAACAGTTATCAGTATGATCCATACGGTAACCTTACATCAGGAACCGCAGATGGAGTCAATTATTACGGTTACAATGGAGAGTCCACAAATGTAAAAACAGGACTTCAGTATCTGCGGGCAAGATACTATAACGCAGAGAACGGAACCTTTACAACTGAAGATAGTGATCTTGGAACGACAGAAAATCCATTAACCAGAAATCGCTACGATTATGCGACCAATAATCCGCTGAATTACAGTGATCCGACAGGACATTCATTATGGAGCAGGATTAAGAGTACAGCTAAGAAGGTGGCAAAAAAGGTTGTAAAAACGGTTGTAAAAGCAGCAAAAACAGCTATAAAAACTGTAAAAAATGTTGTTAAGACAGTAAAAAATGCAATTAGTCATACGAGCCGATCTTCGAGAAGTAGTACAATAAGTAGATCAACAAGAAATGTTAGTACTAATTCAAATGCTTATAAGAATAATACTTTTTATACTAATGCTTCTTATAACAGAACAAAAATGTCTAAAGGAGTAAAATTAGTCGGGGGACATAGTAAAAGCAAGAATAAACAATATAGTTCGTTTTATAATTTTGCAACAATACGATCAAATGAAATTAGAGCAAATATTAATCGGATTATGTGTAGCACCAATAAAAGAATAAATACCCTGATTACTGGGACTAAAGATAATGTAAATCTGACAGTTACTAGAGGAATTAATATATCGGGTACATTAGGTGTTTGGACTTATGATTTCTCAATAGGGCTATCTTTTGATGCCAAGGGAAATGTTGGAATACAACATAGCTTCGCTGGGGGAGTCACAGCTTCTGCAGCACCTAGTATAACCGTTATTAATTAA
- a CDS encoding ATP-binding cassette domain-containing protein — MESDIIKISHLNKSFGEVKAVSDLSFRVKKGELFAFLGVNGAGKSTTISILCGLLKKDSGMVQVNGIETDKAGAQTKRMLGVVFQDSVLDKPLTVKENLNSLIHFRRLQNIMVFRLRTL; from the coding sequence ATGGAATCAGATATCATTAAAATCAGCCATCTGAATAAAAGCTTTGGCGAAGTAAAAGCGGTAAGTGATTTGAGCTTTCGTGTGAAAAAAGGAGAATTGTTTGCGTTTCTTGGAGTAAACGGTGCAGGGAAAAGTACAACTATTTCTATTCTCTGCGGACTGCTGAAAAAAGACAGTGGAATGGTTCAGGTAAACGGAATAGAAACTGACAAAGCCGGTGCACAGACAAAAAGGATGCTTGGTGTTGTATTTCAGGATAGCGTACTTGATAAACCGCTAACGGTGAAAGAAAACCTAAACAGTTTGATACATTTCCGAAGATTGCAAAATATTATGGTGTTCCGCTTAAGAACATTATGA
- a CDS encoding helix-turn-helix domain-containing protein gives MAEINIAKQLLAARHEKKITQEELASYVGVSKAAVSKWESGVSFPDITLLPKLATYFNVSIDELIGYEPQLTREQIKELYSQLKNIFANEKFEVAMAECRELEKKYYSCFPFLLQMAILYLNHATLSDAPAHIYEHCIELTQRIRSLSEDVNDAKDALTLEASCYLLLGEPMKVMDLMDERLHPISRDTELLAQVYQGIGNIQGAIDAYQVAMYQHLLFLICDSAPLALLNAADITKAEQIITRAIDCIDIYNMDELHPNTTAGIYITGAQIYCMHGENAKALDMLERYTYICEHCFFPLVLHGDAFFDRIDEWFLQFDLGNQAPRSEKLIVSSMVEAVEKNPAFAGLMDEKRYNGVVKRLKGIGEKY, from the coding sequence ATGGCTGAGATAAATATAGCAAAGCAGCTTTTGGCTGCTCGTCATGAAAAGAAAATTACACAGGAGGAGCTTGCCAGCTATGTTGGTGTTTCCAAGGCGGCGGTGTCGAAGTGGGAAAGTGGTGTGAGTTTTCCGGATATTACGCTGCTTCCTAAGCTGGCTACTTATTTTAACGTGTCCATTGATGAGCTGATAGGCTACGAGCCTCAACTTACGAGAGAGCAGATTAAGGAGCTTTACAGTCAGCTAAAGAATATATTTGCTAATGAAAAGTTCGAGGTGGCAATGGCGGAATGCAGAGAGCTGGAGAAGAAATACTATTCCTGCTTTCCATTCCTGTTACAGATGGCAATTCTTTACTTAAATCATGCAACACTTTCTGATGCACCGGCACACATTTATGAGCATTGTATTGAGCTTACACAAAGGATTAGAAGTCTTTCGGAGGACGTGAATGATGCAAAAGATGCACTCACATTGGAAGCCTCCTGTTATCTGCTTCTTGGTGAGCCGATGAAGGTAATGGACCTAATGGATGAGAGGCTGCATCCAATCAGCCGCGATACAGAGCTGCTGGCACAGGTCTATCAGGGTATTGGCAATATACAGGGTGCTATAGATGCATATCAGGTTGCGATGTATCAGCATCTGCTGTTTCTTATCTGTGATTCAGCACCATTAGCCCTGTTAAATGCGGCTGACATTACGAAGGCCGAGCAGATAATTACCAGAGCCATTGACTGTATAGACATTTATAATATGGATGAGCTTCATCCCAATACAACGGCAGGAATATATATTACTGGCGCTCAGATTTACTGCATGCATGGAGAAAATGCTAAGGCACTTGACATGCTTGAGCGTTACACATATATATGCGAGCATTGCTTCTTTCCGCTTGTGCTTCATGGCGATGCATTTTTTGACAGAATTGATGAGTGGTTTCTACAATTTGACCTTGGAAATCAGGCACCCCGTTCAGAAAAGCTTATAGTTTCCAGCATGGTAGAGGCAGTAGAGAAAAATCCCGCATTTGCTGGACTTATGGATGAAAAAAGGTATAATGGGGTTGTGAAGAGACTGAAGGGGATTGGTGAGAAATATTAG
- a CDS encoding putative ABC transporter permease subunit, with translation MTNNLLSLLKTEFLNRFRLGTIRNERNKKVKYRYIAMGVLYIFLAIVLAGYCFGISYGYSYLGMSYVVPGYALMITSIVILFFTFLKTNGILFSTRDYDMLTAFPIKTRTIIASKFLSMYINNLAFAVVVMVPMAVGYEMWNGFNAGTVAFWFLGILFAPLLPMTIAAAVGMAILAIGAGFKHKAAVQLIATVILFLGIMFGSFWLNQNAMADEAMMLAMLTDMGAFISGIIHKIYPVSLWFDNGVVYGNVQHILLFIGFSVAVYAVFLGFCAKFYGRINSALKSHQASSNYKVGQLKKSSVLTALAYKEAKRFTSSSVYMINMGMGLILALIASVASAFLGVDKLISNVDGVNAKDMAALLPVISNVVPFGISMVVNMCNTCAVSLSLEGRNLWVVESLPISKRTLYKGKMLFNICMVLPVSLICSVIFIISLRVNVVKALLYIVFAVASVTFSTVFGMFINICFPNYQWENEVVVVKQGMSSMIGIFSSIIIYLAMAAGTFYLSGNLGGELSILMFSGILAVLAAVLYGRCK, from the coding sequence ATGACAAATAATCTTTTATCACTTCTTAAAACAGAGTTTCTAAACAGGTTCAGATTAGGAACTATTAGAAATGAAAGAAACAAAAAGGTTAAATACAGATACATAGCAATGGGTGTTTTATACATTTTCCTCGCAATTGTTCTGGCAGGTTACTGCTTTGGAATTTCATATGGCTACAGCTATCTTGGGATGTCCTATGTGGTTCCTGGCTATGCACTTATGATTACCTCTATTGTTATTTTGTTCTTCACATTTTTAAAAACCAATGGAATTCTTTTTAGCACAAGAGATTATGATATGCTTACAGCATTTCCTATAAAGACGAGGACAATTATTGCGTCGAAGTTTCTTTCTATGTATATTAACAATCTTGCATTTGCGGTGGTAGTAATGGTGCCAATGGCAGTGGGCTATGAAATGTGGAATGGCTTTAATGCAGGGACCGTGGCTTTCTGGTTCCTTGGAATATTGTTCGCACCACTGCTACCTATGACAATAGCTGCCGCTGTGGGAATGGCAATATTAGCCATTGGTGCAGGCTTTAAGCACAAAGCGGCAGTTCAGCTTATTGCTACGGTGATTTTGTTTTTGGGCATAATGTTTGGAAGCTTCTGGCTCAATCAAAATGCTATGGCTGATGAAGCCATGATGCTTGCAATGCTTACTGATATGGGTGCATTTATTTCTGGAATAATTCATAAAATATATCCAGTGTCATTGTGGTTTGACAATGGCGTTGTCTATGGAAATGTCCAGCATATTCTTTTATTTATTGGATTTTCGGTAGCTGTATATGCGGTATTTTTAGGCTTTTGTGCAAAGTTTTATGGAAGGATAAATTCTGCACTTAAGTCACATCAGGCATCATCTAACTATAAGGTTGGTCAGTTAAAGAAAAGCTCGGTACTTACTGCACTGGCGTACAAGGAAGCAAAGAGATTTACTTCCTCATCTGTCTATATGATTAATATGGGAATGGGGCTTATATTGGCTCTTATTGCCTCGGTTGCCAGTGCATTTTTGGGCGTTGATAAGCTGATTTCTAATGTTGATGGGGTAAATGCAAAGGACATGGCAGCACTTTTGCCAGTCATTTCAAATGTTGTACCATTTGGAATTTCTATGGTTGTAAATATGTGCAACACCTGTGCGGTGTCACTTTCCTTAGAGGGAAGAAATCTCTGGGTAGTGGAAAGTCTGCCTATTAGTAAAAGGACTCTTTATAAAGGAAAGATGCTTTTTAACATATGTATGGTGCTGCCAGTTTCTCTTATATGCAGCGTTATATTTATAATTTCCCTTCGTGTAAATGTAGTGAAAGCCCTGTTGTATATTGTATTTGCTGTGGCTTCGGTAACATTTTCAACGGTATTTGGAATGTTTATCAATATATGCTTCCCTAATTACCAATGGGAAAATGAGGTTGTAGTTGTAAAGCAGGGAATGTCCTCTATGATTGGAATATTCTCCAGTATTATAATCTACCTTGCCATGGCTGCGGGAACATTTTACCTGTCAGGAAATCTTGGCGGAGAGCTTAGTATACTTATGTTTAGTGGAATTCTTGCGGTGCTTGCGGCAGTGCTTTATGGACGATGCAAGTAG
- a CDS encoding ABC transporter ATP-binding protein yields the protein MLEIKNFSKTYKGNKKAVDNLCITVEAGDIYGFIGHNGAGKSTTIKSVVGVLEFTEGEIYIDGHSVKKEPMECKSITAYIPDNPDIYEFLTGIQYLNFVADIFGIEQSVRQERIKTYGDLFGITENLGDLISSYSHGMKQKVAIISALVHEPKLLVLDEPFVGLDPKAALDLKNIMKELCRQGSAIFFSTHVLEVAQKLCNKIAIIKDGKLVTSGNMEEVVKNQSLEDIFMEVTTDDK from the coding sequence ATATTAGAAATCAAGAATTTTTCAAAGACCTACAAGGGTAATAAAAAGGCGGTTGATAATTTATGCATTACGGTGGAGGCTGGAGATATCTACGGCTTTATTGGACACAATGGTGCAGGTAAGAGTACTACTATCAAATCGGTAGTGGGAGTGTTAGAATTTACTGAGGGAGAGATTTATATTGATGGACATTCGGTAAAAAAGGAGCCTATGGAATGTAAGAGTATAACGGCATATATTCCAGATAATCCAGATATATATGAATTTCTTACAGGTATTCAGTATCTTAATTTTGTTGCAGATATATTCGGGATTGAACAGAGTGTCAGACAGGAAAGAATTAAAACTTATGGAGATCTTTTTGGAATTACAGAGAATCTTGGCGATTTGATTTCATCTTATTCCCATGGTATGAAGCAGAAGGTGGCTATTATTTCTGCGTTAGTTCATGAGCCAAAACTGTTGGTTCTTGATGAACCATTTGTTGGACTTGATCCTAAGGCTGCACTTGACTTAAAAAATATTATGAAGGAGCTGTGCCGACAGGGAAGTGCAATATTCTTTTCTACTCATGTGCTTGAGGTGGCTCAGAAGCTTTGCAATAAGATTGCAATTATTAAGGATGGTAAGCTTGTTACTTCAGGAAATATGGAAGAGGTAGTTAAGAATCAGTCCTTGGAGGATATATTTATGGAGGTGACGACGGATGACAAATAA
- the queF gene encoding preQ(1) synthase, giving the protein MREKENLTLLGNQQNNYETDYNPDLLETFVNKHPENDYFVKFNCPEFTSLCPITGQPDFANIIISYVPGERMVESKSLKLYLFSFRNHGDFHEDCVNVIMKDLIKLMEPKYIEVWGKFTPRGGISIDPYCNYGKPGTKWEDVAFNRMANHDMYPEKVDNR; this is encoded by the coding sequence ATGAGAGAAAAAGAGAATTTAACATTATTAGGCAACCAGCAGAACAATTACGAGACAGATTACAACCCTGACCTGCTTGAAACATTTGTAAACAAACATCCAGAAAATGACTATTTCGTGAAGTTTAACTGTCCGGAATTCACAAGTCTCTGTCCAATTACAGGACAGCCTGATTTTGCAAACATTATTATTTCGTATGTCCCAGGCGAGAGAATGGTGGAAAGCAAGAGCTTAAAGCTGTACCTGTTTTCTTTCCGTAATCATGGCGATTTTCACGAGGATTGCGTGAACGTGATTATGAAGGATTTGATTAAGCTGATGGAACCAAAATATATTGAAGTGTGGGGCAAATTCACACCTCGTGGCGGAATCTCCATTGATCCATACTGCAATTATGGGAAGCCAGGAACTAAGTGGGAAGATGTGGCATTTAACCGTATGGCAAATCATGATATGTATCCGGAGAAGGTGGATAATAGGTAA